One window from the genome of Rariglobus hedericola encodes:
- a CDS encoding glycosyltransferase, translating into MKKVLIISPHFAPTNAPDMQRARLAIPYLKEHGWEPVVLAIAPEFIEGGVLDPLLEATYPADTRIIRVRGISPKLTRWLGIGSLWLRCGRAFRIAGEKLLAKEKFDLVFFTTTQFDAFKLGPLWKRKFGVPYVLDYQDPWVNDYYERTRTKPPGGALKFAFAQWRARQQEPETLRESSGVVAVSDAYGRNLAAHYPWFSANQVRLLPFGAAAKDIATARQHTPAKPVVDFNDGCFHHIYAGRCGPDMSISLTTIFRAFKNFREHNPQKAASIRFHFIGTDYAPPPLGREWAMPIARAEGVADHVTEHCYRVPYFDALYYLVKADALLAVGSNDPTYSASKIFPYILAERPMIVVFNRHSPVLAFAKQADCGERFSFDNADDIDEIARQIEDVWFNQDHMHLVREPNVTAFLPFTAESMTTQLVSCFNSAVSASNEQ; encoded by the coding sequence GTGAAAAAAGTTCTTATCATCAGTCCGCACTTCGCGCCCACCAATGCCCCAGATATGCAGCGTGCGCGACTGGCGATACCCTACTTGAAGGAACACGGTTGGGAGCCGGTTGTATTGGCCATCGCCCCCGAGTTTATCGAAGGCGGCGTTTTGGATCCGCTGCTCGAGGCAACCTATCCGGCAGATACACGTATTATCCGGGTGCGGGGAATTTCGCCCAAACTTACGCGATGGCTCGGTATCGGCAGCCTCTGGCTGAGATGTGGACGGGCATTCCGCATCGCTGGCGAAAAATTATTGGCCAAAGAAAAATTCGATCTGGTTTTTTTTACGACGACACAGTTTGACGCCTTTAAACTGGGTCCTCTCTGGAAGCGTAAATTCGGGGTGCCTTACGTCCTCGATTATCAAGATCCCTGGGTGAATGATTATTATGAGCGCACACGCACCAAACCGCCCGGAGGCGCCCTGAAATTTGCCTTTGCCCAATGGCGCGCACGCCAGCAGGAGCCCGAAACATTACGGGAATCATCCGGCGTAGTCGCCGTATCGGATGCCTACGGTCGTAATCTCGCCGCACATTACCCTTGGTTTTCAGCCAATCAAGTCCGGCTACTTCCCTTTGGTGCCGCCGCCAAAGATATCGCAACAGCCCGGCAGCACACTCCCGCAAAACCGGTGGTAGATTTTAACGACGGCTGTTTTCATCATATATATGCCGGTCGTTGCGGTCCGGATATGTCTATCTCGCTCACGACTATTTTCCGCGCTTTCAAAAATTTCCGAGAGCACAATCCGCAAAAAGCGGCCAGCATACGTTTCCACTTTATCGGAACGGATTATGCGCCTCCGCCGCTGGGCAGAGAATGGGCTATGCCCATTGCGCGAGCGGAAGGCGTGGCCGACCACGTAACCGAGCATTGTTACCGTGTGCCGTATTTCGATGCACTTTACTACCTTGTTAAGGCCGATGCGCTGCTTGCGGTAGGTTCCAACGATCCCACGTATAGTGCTTCAAAAATATTCCCCTACATACTTGCTGAACGTCCGATGATAGTCGTTTTTAACCGGCACAGCCCGGTCCTCGCTTTCGCCAAACAGGCCGACTGCGGAGAGCGCTTCAGCTTCGATAACGCCGATGATATCGATGAGATTGCGCGCCAAATCGAAGACGTCTGGTTCAATCAAGACCACATGCATCTCGTTAGAGAACCCAACGTCACGGCATTTCTCCCATTTACAGCTGAAAGCATGACGACTCAGCTTGTCAGCTGCTTCAATTCTGCAGTCTCTGCTTCGAATGAGCAATAG
- a CDS encoding acyltransferase family protein: MRFLAAFLVVLCHARPEHWVAWSELNKDHEIISKLFFLLIRPGPEAVVIFFVLSGYFVGGKVMERFANGTFKPEDYLRDRISRIFTPLLPSLLLTIICVWIVNRGFTDGFGLELLGNIFQMQGILCERLEGNAPLWSLSYEVWFYTFAGALATLCLRPHKKNVTWLISGALILFSAWCLTMLDTVYFFCWIMGALAYVLPMPDFGKKGLIAGLVLAFIAASTSQATGTYQGGLIANSEPIHKAATLLLAASVSFLIPILANTGWRFSSSRIMLSGPYLAAFSYTLYLTHYPLLLVMNTLHAPFQAFTPVSVCLFFIKIGVCVAVAWLVYLPFERNTARVRGFIHKHQSLPPASL; encoded by the coding sequence ATGCGATTCCTCGCCGCCTTCCTTGTCGTATTATGCCATGCTCGACCCGAGCATTGGGTTGCGTGGTCAGAACTAAATAAAGATCACGAAATCATCTCCAAGTTGTTTTTCCTCTTAATTCGTCCTGGGCCGGAGGCCGTGGTAATTTTCTTCGTTCTCAGCGGCTACTTTGTTGGAGGCAAGGTGATGGAACGTTTTGCAAACGGGACATTTAAGCCGGAAGATTATCTGCGAGATCGCATCAGCAGAATTTTTACTCCACTGCTGCCGAGCCTGCTCCTTACCATAATCTGCGTTTGGATAGTAAATCGTGGATTCACAGATGGGTTTGGCTTGGAGCTACTCGGCAATATTTTCCAGATGCAAGGTATCCTGTGTGAGAGGCTCGAAGGAAACGCACCTCTTTGGTCACTCAGTTACGAAGTTTGGTTTTATACATTTGCCGGAGCATTGGCGACCCTATGCCTGCGCCCCCATAAAAAAAACGTCACTTGGCTAATCTCCGGAGCGTTAATTTTGTTTTCAGCATGGTGTCTCACAATGCTCGATACAGTTTATTTTTTCTGCTGGATCATGGGCGCACTTGCCTACGTTTTGCCCATGCCTGACTTTGGCAAAAAGGGCCTGATCGCAGGGCTTGTGTTAGCATTTATAGCCGCTTCAACAAGTCAGGCGACAGGAACCTACCAAGGCGGATTGATCGCAAACTCCGAGCCCATCCATAAAGCTGCCACCCTGTTATTAGCCGCATCCGTCTCCTTTCTCATCCCTATTCTCGCCAATACTGGATGGCGATTTTCATCATCCCGGATAATGCTATCAGGGCCCTATTTAGCAGCTTTTTCCTATACTCTATACCTGACTCATTATCCGTTGTTGCTCGTGATGAACACACTGCATGCCCCATTCCAAGCATTCACCCCGGTTTCGGTGTGCTTATTTTTCATAAAGATCGGTGTTTGCGTGGCGGTTGCATGGCTTGTTTATCTGCCTTTCGAACGAAATACCGCCCGTGTGCGCGGATTCATCCATAAGCATCAATCGCTCCCCCCTGCATCTTTGTGA
- a CDS encoding glycosyltransferase family 4 protein translates to MVSHPIQYYSPWFRWMSAHGWTLRVFFLWDFGVVKKTDREFGRELAWDVDLLSGYEHEFVPNAARDPGTHHLRGLNNPSLNHRIQQWKPDAILVFGYKYVSHLKLILSTDTPLIFRGDSHLLDVPAPRPLKRGLLRCLYARFSAITYVGLANRDYFRTFGVPEKKLFHVPHCVNAEHFVASESNRAQAVALKESLGLSGCKILLFAGKLIPKKQPRELLAAFLSTDVTTGDAALVFVGEGEELAALRQLAATRTDKLVRFLPFANQSEMPSRYLLANIFALPSRGPEETWGLAVNEAMHLGVPCLVSDRVGCQRDLVTDKETGWVFSVDTPDGLRDALHRAFADIDRDAEGFRQRVAARIAGYTYATATKGLALAVQHAVAPSGRVV, encoded by the coding sequence ATGGTTTCCCATCCCATCCAGTATTACAGCCCGTGGTTTCGATGGATGAGTGCGCACGGATGGACATTGCGGGTGTTTTTTTTATGGGATTTCGGCGTGGTCAAAAAGACGGATCGCGAGTTCGGGCGCGAACTGGCGTGGGATGTCGATCTTCTATCGGGATATGAACATGAATTTGTCCCAAATGCAGCTCGTGATCCCGGCACCCACCATTTGCGCGGTCTCAATAATCCCAGCCTCAACCATCGGATCCAACAGTGGAAACCCGATGCCATTCTCGTTTTTGGATACAAATATGTTTCCCATCTAAAACTCATTCTAAGCACCGACACTCCGCTGATTTTTCGAGGGGATTCGCACCTGCTTGATGTCCCGGCTCCGCGGCCGTTGAAGCGCGGCCTGCTGCGGTGTCTTTACGCCCGCTTTTCTGCGATCACTTACGTGGGACTCGCCAACCGTGATTATTTTCGGACGTTTGGTGTTCCAGAGAAAAAACTCTTTCATGTTCCGCATTGCGTGAATGCTGAACACTTCGTCGCCAGCGAAAGCAATCGCGCTCAAGCGGTCGCGCTCAAGGAATCGCTTGGTTTGTCCGGCTGCAAAATCCTGCTATTTGCCGGCAAGCTCATCCCCAAAAAACAACCTCGCGAACTGCTCGCTGCGTTTCTCTCAACAGACGTGACCACGGGGGACGCAGCCCTCGTATTCGTGGGTGAAGGCGAAGAGCTTGCCGCCCTCCGCCAACTTGCCGCCACGCGAACGGATAAACTCGTGCGCTTTCTTCCCTTTGCCAATCAAAGCGAGATGCCGTCGCGCTATCTGCTCGCGAATATTTTTGCGCTTCCTTCGCGTGGTCCAGAGGAAACCTGGGGATTGGCCGTCAACGAAGCCATGCACCTCGGGGTGCCGTGTCTGGTGAGTGATCGCGTAGGCTGTCAGCGTGACTTGGTAACAGACAAGGAAACCGGTTGGGTATTTTCCGTGGACACGCCCGACGGTCTGCGTGATGCGCTCCATCGTGCCTTTGCCGACATAGATCGCGATGCCGAGGGATTTCGCCAGCGCGTGGCCGCACGCATCGCCGGTTATACCTACGCCACCGCCACCAAGGGTCTCGCCCTCGCAGTGCAGCATGCGGTCGCCCCTTCCGGACGCGTGGTTTAA
- a CDS encoding putative colanic acid biosynthesis acetyltransferase, with translation MLLRMFGANICADGHVRIYPTARVIYPWKLTCEDRVMIGPDVNIYNLAPVTLGYGAQLSQAVHLCAGTHDYTRWAMPLVARPITLSPNVWLGAEVFVGPGVTIGELAVIGARSVVVKDQPARMVCAGNPCKPLKSRPDPQ, from the coding sequence ATGCTTTTACGCATGTTTGGCGCGAACATCTGCGCCGACGGCCATGTGCGCATTTATCCGACCGCGCGAGTGATTTACCCATGGAAGCTCACCTGTGAAGACCGCGTCATGATTGGACCGGACGTAAACATTTACAACCTCGCCCCAGTCACGCTCGGCTATGGTGCACAGCTGAGCCAAGCTGTTCATTTATGCGCAGGAACGCACGATTATACGCGCTGGGCCATGCCGTTGGTCGCCCGTCCGATCACACTTTCCCCGAATGTCTGGCTGGGCGCCGAGGTTTTTGTGGGACCCGGCGTCACCATCGGAGAACTTGCCGTGATCGGTGCGCGTTCTGTCGTCGTCAAGGATCAGCCTGCTCGAATGGTCTGCGCCGGCAACCCGTGCAAACCGCTCAAGTCACGCCCGGATCCGCAATGA
- a CDS encoding glycosyltransferase: MKIAQIVPSLEARHGGPSRSVRGLAEGLALCGQQVELLTTGPLVAAHTGASALTTFAFPRQCPESIARSTSLSTHLGAHSYDIIHSHGLWQRTLHYAHAAARKTGAPLVISPRGMMSPWAWRHRRWKKRLASMLVHPGAFLGASGWHATSHEEAEDIRQLGFTQPICVAHNGVIPPSLAEEESAAANWRTFLPDLNGRRVALFYSRFHSKKRVLELIDLWLSKPRNDWVLLLAGIPEQYSVNELDSYITSNGGSGRIIVQDGANRPPPYALASLFLLPSHSENFGLVIAEALVRGVPVLTTDATPWRDLAVQGAGLCVSWENYSDALDSLLNESALSLQQSGQRARVWASETYSWEKAAQTILAFYDQLTHR; the protein is encoded by the coding sequence ATGAAAATTGCCCAGATTGTCCCCAGTCTTGAAGCCCGCCACGGCGGCCCATCAAGGTCGGTGCGTGGACTCGCCGAGGGGCTCGCCCTCTGTGGCCAACAGGTCGAGCTGCTCACCACGGGACCATTGGTAGCAGCCCACACGGGGGCCAGTGCGCTCACCACCTTTGCATTCCCGCGCCAATGCCCCGAGTCGATCGCCCGCTCGACATCGTTGAGCACACATCTGGGTGCCCATTCCTACGATATCATCCATAGCCATGGGCTCTGGCAGCGCACGTTGCATTACGCACATGCCGCCGCACGCAAGACAGGTGCTCCCCTCGTGATTTCTCCGCGTGGCATGATGAGCCCCTGGGCGTGGCGGCACCGGCGATGGAAAAAACGCCTCGCATCCATGCTCGTTCACCCCGGTGCATTTCTCGGTGCCAGCGGCTGGCACGCGACCAGCCATGAGGAAGCCGAAGACATTCGTCAGCTCGGCTTCACCCAACCCATCTGCGTTGCGCATAACGGGGTCATCCCTCCCTCACTCGCCGAAGAGGAGTCCGCCGCCGCAAACTGGCGCACTTTTTTACCTGATTTAAACGGCCGTCGCGTGGCGTTGTTTTACTCACGGTTTCATTCAAAAAAACGGGTATTGGAACTCATTGATCTCTGGCTTTCAAAGCCGCGCAATGACTGGGTCCTGCTGCTGGCGGGGATCCCCGAACAATACTCGGTCAACGAGCTGGATTCTTACATCACCAGCAACGGAGGCTCCGGACGCATCATCGTGCAAGATGGTGCGAACCGTCCTCCGCCTTACGCCCTGGCATCGCTTTTCCTGCTTCCCTCCCATTCGGAAAACTTCGGCCTGGTTATCGCTGAAGCGTTGGTGCGCGGCGTGCCCGTTCTCACAACCGATGCCACGCCATGGCGGGATCTTGCGGTGCAAGGCGCAGGGCTTTGCGTATCCTGGGAAAACTACAGTGACGCACTCGATTCACTGCTCAATGAATCAGCCTTGTCCCTGCAGCAGTCCGGACAACGCGCACGCGTTTGGGCGAGCGAAACCTATTCATGGGAAAAGGCCGCACAAACGATCCTGGCATTTTACGATCAACTCACCCACCGATGA
- a CDS encoding O-antigen ligase family protein: MSKTSASTSAPLEKAVFIHSTVLLLCSAWIYGGNIWWMRIALSLWTSLGAGLTLLAFCQRGSRGEAARRKIWWLTPLALFSGLILLSVFNPSFRTVHIDDAVSYVKTTVQKPHWPSTISTELTLRAWWFGAGVYLSAFNIVCLIQSRSILRKIMVLISVSTLLLAVMGTLQKLSGVGFYFGATESPNPRFFATFIYYNHWGAFMLLGLTTAIGLLFYHARRYESRDLWHSPFSAALVGVLLIATSAPVSASRASTVITALVLAIGLTHALSRIVNLRRARRQNPWPLLLTIITLAVITSSAISWLSYQTLTQRFNETQLAIDQNQSVFGGRAELYRDTWSLAKEKPVFGWGLDTYSIGFQMIRPYTVNLRDRSENIFATAHNDWLQSLAENGFAGTILLMAMGLIPLIMIPTRQFFHPLVIYPLLGCALLLLYALVEFPFANGAVMITFWTLLFTTVAYARLTDTASRTHHE; encoded by the coding sequence ATGAGCAAAACATCGGCCTCCACGTCAGCGCCCTTGGAAAAGGCCGTGTTCATCCATTCGACTGTATTGCTCCTCTGCTCAGCCTGGATCTATGGCGGCAATATTTGGTGGATGCGCATCGCACTCAGTCTTTGGACATCACTGGGCGCCGGACTTACACTGCTTGCTTTTTGCCAACGCGGCTCGCGAGGCGAAGCCGCACGACGCAAAATTTGGTGGCTGACCCCGCTGGCTCTTTTTAGCGGCCTCATTCTGCTCAGCGTATTTAATCCCAGCTTTCGGACGGTCCACATCGATGATGCCGTTTCATATGTGAAGACCACGGTGCAAAAACCGCATTGGCCCAGCACGATCTCCACTGAGTTAACATTACGTGCCTGGTGGTTTGGAGCCGGAGTCTATTTATCCGCATTCAACATTGTCTGCCTGATTCAGAGTCGTTCGATTTTGAGAAAAATCATGGTCTTGATCAGTGTCAGCACCCTGTTGCTGGCGGTGATGGGCACGCTGCAAAAGCTATCCGGCGTTGGTTTTTATTTCGGCGCGACCGAGTCACCCAATCCGCGTTTTTTTGCCACCTTCATCTACTATAACCACTGGGGCGCTTTCATGCTGCTCGGCCTTACGACCGCGATAGGTCTGCTGTTTTACCACGCCCGACGCTACGAAAGTCGTGATCTCTGGCACTCTCCTTTCAGCGCTGCACTCGTCGGGGTCTTGCTTATCGCCACCAGCGCGCCTGTCAGTGCGTCGCGGGCCAGCACCGTGATTACCGCCCTGGTGTTAGCCATCGGCCTCACTCATGCGCTTTCCCGCATCGTCAACTTGCGGCGCGCACGCAGACAGAATCCCTGGCCGCTGTTGTTAACTATCATTACACTGGCGGTCATCACCAGCAGTGCGATCAGCTGGTTGTCCTATCAAACGCTCACGCAACGTTTCAACGAGACCCAACTGGCGATTGATCAAAATCAATCCGTCTTCGGTGGCCGAGCCGAACTCTATCGCGACACTTGGAGTTTAGCGAAAGAGAAACCCGTGTTCGGCTGGGGCCTTGATACCTATTCAATCGGGTTTCAGATGATCAGGCCCTACACGGTCAATTTACGTGATCGCTCGGAGAATATTTTCGCCACCGCGCACAACGACTGGCTCCAGTCCCTCGCCGAAAACGGATTCGCTGGCACCATCCTGCTGATGGCGATGGGGCTTATTCCATTGATCATGATCCCGACCCGGCAGTTTTTTCACCCCTTGGTTATCTACCCGCTACTAGGTTGCGCACTGTTGCTGCTTTATGCCTTGGTCGAGTTTCCTTTCGCGAATGGCGCCGTTATGATCACTTTTTGGACTCTGCTTTTCACCACTGTTGCCTACGCCCGGCTGACCGACACTGCTTCCCGCACCCACCATGAGTGA
- a CDS encoding glycosyltransferase family 2 protein, with protein sequence MSELCPISILIPAKNEISNIRACIESARFADEIVVVDSNSTDSTQEISISLGARVVDFKWNGAFPKKKNWALANIAWKHPWVFILDADERITPELAGELRAIATQPAPACEGYYVNRRFWFLDGWLMHCGYYPSWNLRFFRHELGRYEQFTGVGDTQSGDNEVHEHVILNGRSGHLKYEMEHYAFPTISIWIEKHNRYSNWEARLLRSEEGSASASSASITPELARKRRIKHFAARLPFRPTLRFFYHYVWRRGFLDGYRGYVFCRLMAFYEFMNVTKAAELQRTGTK encoded by the coding sequence ATGAGTGAGCTTTGCCCTATCTCGATTCTCATTCCCGCCAAAAACGAGATTTCGAATATCCGTGCCTGCATCGAGTCCGCTCGCTTCGCCGACGAAATTGTCGTGGTCGACTCGAACAGCACGGATAGCACGCAGGAAATTTCTATTTCTCTCGGCGCACGCGTGGTGGATTTCAAATGGAACGGAGCCTTCCCTAAAAAGAAAAATTGGGCCTTGGCCAACATAGCGTGGAAACACCCATGGGTATTCATTCTGGATGCAGATGAGCGCATCACTCCAGAGCTCGCCGGCGAACTGCGCGCCATAGCCACACAGCCGGCGCCTGCATGCGAAGGCTATTACGTAAACCGGCGTTTTTGGTTTCTCGATGGCTGGCTCATGCACTGCGGCTATTATCCGAGTTGGAATCTTCGTTTCTTTCGCCACGAACTGGGGCGCTACGAACAATTCACTGGCGTCGGTGACACGCAATCCGGCGACAACGAGGTTCACGAGCATGTCATTCTAAACGGACGCTCCGGTCATCTTAAATACGAGATGGAGCACTACGCCTTCCCCACGATTTCCATCTGGATCGAAAAACATAATCGCTACTCCAACTGGGAGGCACGCTTGCTCCGGTCCGAAGAAGGCAGCGCCTCCGCCTCGTCTGCCTCCATCACGCCGGAATTGGCCCGCAAACGCCGCATTAAACACTTCGCCGCCCGACTCCCCTTCAGACCCACGCTCCGCTTCTTTTATCACTATGTCTGGAGACGCGGCTTTCTGGATGGCTATCGTGGCTACGTATTTTGCCGGCTCATGGCTTTTTATGAATTCATGAACGTGACCAAAGCCGCCGAACTTCAACGCACGGGCACCAAGTGA
- a CDS encoding exopolysaccharide biosynthesis polyprenyl glycosylphosphotransferase encodes MHQNRKASLALVLLDFVMLLLAFNAAGWMRGIISPAEWIILPLCVPLLLVVASIYLIDGYKAQTDMISLDYTSEHIIALLAAMVGTLLFTFVFLTGGYPLQQSRGVILLSFLIYIPLSLGYRRAVYSAGRALRREQSLVFVGDAETGAVFEQECLRMGCKQPIVHASPTQENEAPDNSQIDTVLGKIERGEIEVEAVILRENNRDLNSHISQRLVELYFRGVPTYTLELFHQVYWRKIPLYRLNQTWLFQEGFKIAREPVFERLKRLSDIFLSLFALTIGAPLFLGIALAIWIDDRGPVLFCQTRIGKNRVPFRLFKFRTMRPNDGKDVYTKVGDMRITRIGKFLRSSRLDELPQMLNVLFGDMSLIGPRAEWDKLVDKYETQIPCYHFRHLVKPGITGWAQVNYPYGANLDDTLRKLEYDLYYIRHFSFLIDAAIVLKTIHIMLFGKGR; translated from the coding sequence ATGCATCAAAATCGCAAAGCATCCCTCGCACTTGTCCTGCTTGATTTCGTGATGCTGCTGCTGGCCTTCAATGCCGCAGGTTGGATGCGCGGCATCATCAGCCCGGCGGAATGGATCATCCTGCCGTTGTGCGTGCCCCTACTGCTGGTGGTTGCCAGCATCTACCTCATCGATGGCTACAAGGCTCAGACTGACATGATCAGTCTGGACTACACCAGTGAACACATCATCGCGTTGCTCGCTGCCATGGTGGGCACGTTGCTGTTCACCTTCGTATTTCTGACCGGCGGCTATCCTTTGCAGCAAAGTCGCGGTGTCATCCTCCTCAGTTTCCTGATCTACATTCCGCTTTCGCTAGGCTACCGGCGCGCGGTGTATTCGGCCGGGCGCGCCTTGCGCCGCGAACAGTCGCTCGTGTTTGTCGGCGATGCTGAAACCGGCGCAGTTTTTGAACAGGAATGCCTTCGCATGGGCTGCAAGCAGCCCATCGTTCATGCATCGCCCACCCAAGAAAATGAGGCCCCCGACAACTCTCAGATCGATACGGTGCTCGGCAAAATTGAGCGCGGCGAAATCGAGGTTGAAGCCGTCATTCTGCGTGAGAACAACCGCGATCTCAATTCACACATCTCACAACGGCTGGTCGAACTCTACTTCCGCGGAGTTCCCACCTATACGCTCGAACTCTTTCATCAGGTTTATTGGCGCAAAATCCCCCTCTATCGCCTGAACCAGACCTGGCTTTTCCAAGAAGGCTTCAAGATCGCGCGCGAACCGGTGTTTGAACGTCTCAAACGCCTCAGCGACATCTTTCTTTCATTGTTCGCGCTCACCATCGGTGCCCCGTTGTTTTTGGGCATCGCGCTCGCCATCTGGATCGATGACCGCGGTCCCGTGCTGTTTTGCCAGACACGCATTGGAAAAAATCGCGTGCCCTTCCGGCTTTTCAAGTTCCGCACGATGCGTCCCAACGACGGCAAAGACGTCTACACTAAAGTCGGCGACATGCGCATCACCCGCATCGGGAAATTCCTGCGCTCCAGCCGGCTCGATGAACTGCCCCAGATGCTCAACGTGCTCTTCGGTGACATGAGCCTCATCGGTCCCCGCGCCGAATGGGATAAGCTGGTCGACAAATACGAAACCCAAATCCCCTGCTACCACTTCCGCCATTTGGTGAAACCGGGCATCACGGGGTGGGCGCAGGTCAACTATCCCTACGGCGCCAATCTGGACGACACGCTGCGTAAACTGGAATACGACCTATATTACATCCGGCATTTTTCCTTCCTCATCGATGCGGCCATCGTCCTGAAGACGATTCACATCATGCTGTTTGGCAAAGGCCGTTGA